The Miscanthus floridulus cultivar M001 chromosome 6, ASM1932011v1, whole genome shotgun sequence genomic interval AACCATGATGACGTGGTTCCAGATTTCATAACGTTCCCACGTTTGGAAACTGAGAAGAAGCGATTTCGACATTCGCAAGGCACGGCCAAAAGTAGTTACCTGTTATCTTGTAGGATGAGGTATTCCTGGTAGTCCTATAGAACCAACCAAATACACTGTGAGGCCCTAGTGAAAATATCATAGAACAACTAGAGTCAGAGAGGCAATATGCAGTCATAGTAGTTGTTTAAGCTGTGCGAGGAAATAACAGATATTGTGATCCATACCTGCTCAATCGTTTTGTTGCATTACAACAAACATATTACTTGCTGATTATTCTACTGTCTGAAAGAAATATTAGCCAAGGAATTGCCTAGCTGAGCACATCAGTCCATTGAGCTAATTTCATCTTCGGCTGGAACAATTTGAGTGCTTAGGCACTATGGATATGGTGCAAAGCATTATACTCATAACAGAGTCCATAGGCAGTTTGGATACATATTCAGATGTATTGTCATGATGTGACAAAGAAGTGCAAAGTAGCAGTGCAATAATATTGGCGAATCGGCAAAATATTTGCTCTAAAACATAAGTGTACCCAGCTGTAGTAGCACCTTCCTCTTATCAGTTTCCTAGTGTATGGCAGACCTACATGATGTTCAGTAAAAGGAACAGCAGCAATGTACTTGAAAAATAGAAGAATGACATCCAAACTAATGAAGGAAATGTCCAAATTAAACTGGAGATGGAGAGGCACTCTGTAAATTTTGGCATACTTCATAAGATGGattgaatataacttgagattCAGATAATTGACCCCAAATATGATGTAATGATGAATTATTTCCTGATGAAATCTTTTCCGGCATAACTGCAAACGGAAGCATCAATAAAGGCAAGAACAGCGCATGAAGAGCACCACCATTGGCATAGATAAGCACGATGAGCCAAACATCAATCACTTTGTGATCCCTTCAATGGGCAACTGATTTCAGCTCCTTCAAGAAAGCTTCACAAAGTATCTGCATTCACAGGAAAGCACAGCCAAGAAGAAGCTCGAACATATAGCTGGTAAAACGATAAAAAAAAGTTCCAGAGGAGAGGTGGCCCAATCTACAGTACTTGGTGCAAACTAATCAGAAGATTCAAACAGCTTACATTTTTAAACCGTAGTTTGCACACATGACATCTGATGGCAATTCCAGATTTATAGGTGTTAGGATCGTAGGATTGGTACCTTTGTGTTTAACCCGTAAATCCGCCCTGGACAATAGCGTCGTGACCTCGCGGACACCGATATCGaggcagctccggctcggtggcgaggtACAGTGGTGGTCCAGAGGGGCCGGTGTAGACCTGcaggggcgacggcggtggtggggcaCATCCCATCGCTTCCAGCACTACTTTCGATCGGTtttagggtttctctgtaggtgggtggcggctccgttgaacctcgtagtccgagccctcacccccaccttccttttatgtgtgctgtgcgacaggggcccaccaaccgtattagggttgggctcccccgatcagggagcagagataagggcccaataggccgttgggcctattggtggagatcaactaacattctcccccttgatctcattccatctttcactttcatatcatttgcttttgttcattccattacagattagctcatagagcatgtctcatcgtcacggtccattgccgatagacttaacagctacaacccactactctgttctgaaatagatacttatctttgggccttcttttgtccaggaatattttaggctttcccttaaacccaagctaactacatgttctctgaacaccatgtcctctgaacatgttgggtagtaagccttttgtaagcggatccgcgagcatcctttctgttcttatatgctcaagacttatgacttgatcccggactttatctttcacaacataatactctatgtcaatgtgtttggcagcaccacttgacttatgttgtgagcatcctgtactgccagattataatcgcagtattactttagtgatctatagatgtcgtcaaccaccttcaaaccgggtatgaacttcgttaataagttcacctgcccgttgcctcataacacgctacaaaccgtcatacattgtggacgatgtagtgacagtttgctttgagcttttccatgaaatagctcccctttgcgagatgatagaaaatcaacgtctggatatgcattcactctcgcataatcagaatctgaatatcccaccatgtggagtgaatcagatcttctatatgtcatcatgaggcctttcgttccttgcaaataatgcaagactttctttactaatttcagtcaATGTTTtgctaaacgctaaacggtaaacagtcggtcacctaccgtttagccattattcgggcaaaacgtcccattaaacgggctaaacggccaattaaacggggtaaacgggtgattaaacggaaacgacgcaccactgtgtagcgtttacacggtatGTAAATGGGCTATCTatgggtatgccgaccgtagtactctcccacggttagacctgactatcttcatctttaatatcttaaatttatccaatgcttctgttctttatttgattggataaatttaaccataatgggagtaatcatttgtgaatgttatgaacgaatcataatcatccacactctttacaggaaagctAACCACAGATGTCAGTGTGGATAATCTGTAAAATTTCtgtgcttcgtttgtcatctttctttacatactttactTTTatacattctctgcattgttctaaatctgaaagcTCTAATAAAGAAAGAAtaatattcttaactagtctttctattttcctcttcgaaatatggcctgaacgatagtaccataatttcgacaacgcatcgtgagctctcttatgccacctttTCTAGATTAAcactctgtgaccagctgctttatcagctaagtggcatgtctttgaagagctagtgaactgactctttattctatcgaggtactcggtgaccatgtcacattctgggattgagcccacaattgcaggttcaatcatgttttttatcacagccaaacatttcttgtttgcagtgacccacttcctatgctcaaaagccataggatatcttttgggatttaaaatccctttctttagttgcccaagtaacatcattctcttttgtctccctcaccggtgccacaatctcagtggaacacggtgaggtgactacccagtccaccttagacaagatgaaaaccaaatcaaaacttttcttaacataaaaataacaccattttcatgccttgattccaacattggtcaaaatcaaaacatacaattattcttatacactaattctacatcaccgttgggcagaaatagaattaatgcataaatcattaacttttataactgttctcatacactaattctacatcaccgttgggcagaagtagaattaatacataaatcattaaaattatcaacttttcttatacacgaattctacatcaccgttgggcagaaatagaattaatgcataaatcattacaattatgatattgttattaacaacgttggtcagaaaataacaacatcataatcatatcaaaactctttttctccaattaaataccacattggttcaaaataactggagaatcaacaacttttctttagctgtggaaaaattctcttttccttgaattttacccacagggaaaaatgtATTTTCGAtttcctttaatccattaatcaatttccaggaaataaagatTTACTAGAAAAACTTatcttttctccagttaaatatcataATCAACTCATATTTATTTCTTGGCTTTTAAAATcaaattcttccgttggttcgaatttaataatgaaagcaacaatctttaaatacgcagcggaaactttaataAATCTTTTAATTCTATTTTCCATAAACTATTACAACACTTTACTATTCTCTGAACAAAATTGACGTTGGATCAGAATTGTACAGATTTCAACATCAAAATTCAATTCGAATTGTTCAAATACATCAAAACTGTTTCTGgcaaattaaaaaaacaaaagactGTGTAACTATGTCTCCTGTCCATTTCGGCCTAGTAGCTCGCGCCCTGGCCCACGTGCGCAGCGCGCGTCACTCAGCCCAGCGGCCGAACCGGCCTGGCCTAGCTGGCGTCGCCGTCTCTCcaccgcgcccaggccgcaacgtgggcctgggccgggaatccggccgagcatcatcgcccgcctgggccaaaaGAAGCCCGAGCCGCGGCGCGGTAAATCTTGATCGTCCAACGCGATCGGACGGTTGGCCTTCATTTTCGCTGGATCAAAACCAGCAGCCGCCGTCGCTCCCTGAACCCTAACCCTCATTTTCTTTTCTCCCTTCCGCCTTTCTCGCTCAGCTCAACACGCAGCGACGGCGGTGGCCGCGGCCGCGGTGGCCATCGACCGCCGGCGATTTTCGCACCCGTGGCTCCCTTGgcccctctctttctctttctcctctTCCTACTCTCACGCGCTGCGGCGGACGAGCGGCGGCCACCTACGGTGACCGAAGGAGGAAGACGAGATGGCACCACCGTGGAGctcctcgccggcgtgcgtgctcgccCAGTTgcggagcacgccgccgtcgagtagTCTCGCGACGGTGCCCTGTTGTTCGCGTGCGCCAGGCTACCCAGCCCGACGGCTCTGTCTCACTCTCGTCGGCCATAGATTTGGTCGACGGCAGCGACAGGACGGCCAGGCTCTAGGTAGGTAGCCTCATGACCGTCCTCTTTCTCttgtagggttagggttcgagttCCGTCCCGATCCGATCTGGATCGGGCATTTTCTTTGTTTTTCAATCTGAAACCCTAGATCTACACCTTAGGCTGACGAACCGCTAGGGTTCTTTGTTGAAACCGTGTCCACTTTTCCCgtacccgatctagggttagggttcggttgaacccgattcttgttcttcttcttctttggatttttcttttctttgatttcttttcttttcagatTTGACTCCAATTGGGATGAGGATGTGTTAGTTCATCCGAAACTGTTCTTTTTCCCGAGACTGATTCTTTCCCTTTCTtcatgcgagttagggttaggtcttagggttcggccaaaACTGAACCCATCCTTCTTCATTCCTTAGATCCGAACTGGATCTGTTTGGTTCTTTACTTTTGCCGTGCGCCGTCGAACGGTGCGGCTCCTTTCTCCCACGCGCGGTGGCAGTGATGACCGGTAGACCGTGAGCCGGTCTCTCTTTCttttgcttttacccggttagggttatgGATACACAGAGGtaacctggctctggtaccattgttaggatcgtAGGATTGGTACCTCTGTGTTTTACCCGTAGATCCGCCCTGGATAATAGCGTCGTGACCTCGCGGACACCGATGTCGAGACAGCTCCGGCTCGGTGGCAAGGTACAGTGGTGGTCCAGAGGGGCCGGTGTAGACCTGcaggggcgacggcggtggtggggcacatcccgtcgcttccAGCACTACTTTCGATCGGTtttagggtttctctgtaggtgggtgaCGGCTCCGTtaaacctcgtagtccgagccctcacccccaccttccttttatgtgtgctgtgcgacaggggcccaccaaccggattagggttgggctcccccgattaGGGAGCAGAGATAAGGGCCCAATAGGTAATCATAATTGCGTTACGGACTGATCACATGACAATGTAAGGTTGTAAAGATAGCTGCCTAGAGCAAACAATGTTAAAGAGCTAAAGATACCCAAAAACCTAAATAAAATGCAAAAGCAAAGAGTTTTCGTACGGGCTATAGAACAAGTTATGTCCAACAGACCTAGGTGTAGTGGCAAAGGTGGCATATATGTGTCAGCCAACTATGATTCAAATATAACATTTACTTTTGGTGCATGTATAAACAGAAAATATTGGCATATTTTATACATGGAGAATAGGACTATAAAAGTAAGGAGTTTTCGTGCTTCCATGGCAGTTGCTGATGGTGGGGAGATGCTGATCTTGCATATGTGCTGATCAGAAAGCGCATAAATGTACTCTGTTTCCGCCTCAAGCAATTGATACCTGTGTACAGATTGAAAAGGAGGTTTGAAACTTGATAGTGAAAGTAGGGAGTTCACATGTTACTACGTTATGGTTATGGCTGTCGAACATTTTTGTTGCTGCAATATGAGCGGACAAAAGAAAAGTCGGTGTCCATATATATAAATGGgaatgagttaaatgcaccagcggCCCTCGAATTTGTAAGCATGTGTCACATAGGTCCATGAACTTAAAAAATGCATTTCTGAGCCCCTAAACTTGTTAACTGGTTCATCACAGGTCCATACTAGCTATGCTGGCATTTTTATTTAACGTGGAATGCACTGTAGTGCTGACTGTGTCGGCCACTTTGCATTTAACCCCTCATCTATCTTAGCCTCGTTCATTTGCATAAAAAAGGCCGTACTCGTGCGCCGGACCTTCCTCCTCAACGCATCGGCCCGATCCGCCTCGCCAGCGCCGGCGCCATCGGGGTCATAGGTCACAGGAATATTCCTGATCTTCAATCCTGCTTCCTATGGGTAGCGCGCCAGCGCCGCAGCAGCACACCGGCAAAGCGGCGCAGCGGTAGCATCCCGTCCGTCTCCCTCTGGCCTCTGTCCCATTGTTCGCCTGTTTCCGTGCCGACGGCCGTCCTGCCCCGTTGCACGCAAGGGCAGCATGGCAGCGGCAGTCTCCGCCGTCTACTCGTCTGTCGGACAACACGGTGGCCAGTGGGCAGCACCCTGGCCGGCTGGCCCCTTGTCCTAAGTCCTGATCGCTGCCCGCCGGCTATGCGTAGGCCACGTAGGAGATCGGGAGGGGGCGGCCGGTGGCCGGCGAGGGGTGAGTCGCAGTTCACGTAGGGCGGGAGGCgacagaagaggagagggagggccagaGGGAGCTGGCGCGCCGGCGCGGCCAGCCACAGCGACCAAGCCAGCCCGTGCCCGATGCGACGCTTTGGAGTCAGGGGAGCTTTGCGCAATGCCGCAACTGCCGACTGCGCCTTTCTTCTTTCCCAAAAAGGCTAAGGCCTTACGGGGTTGGCCTGCCTTGACGGAAGAAGCCCCTAAGCCCGATACCCATACGCATACCCACCAGGCCACCAAGCGGCCAAGCCAGAACTCAACGAGCGCGCCATCGACGTGGTCTTCTTCCACCTCGCGCCGGTCGGATTCCAAGGCTTCCAGGAGTTCTAGCCTCGCGAGCCGATGACCGTGGTCTCGCAGCCAGCGCCGACCATGCTACGGCCTGTGCTACTAGCTAGCACCGCCCGCAGCCTATAGCCTTCGCGAGCAGCCCCCGTGGACCAATGGACGAGTACCTTTCGTTGTGGCTGTAACATGGCCTTCGCTCCTCAGCGACTCAGCCAGCCAACGCCTTCTCTGTCCATGTCTGCGTGCTGGCAGGAGAAGGGAGATGGTCCGCTCTCTTCACTTTCTTGGCAGCGCAACCGGCAAGGCGACGACGGCCATGGCCGTGGTGGGGCGGCGTTCGTCAAGGTGCGCGTAGCGCGTGGGGTGGCGGCACGAGTGGCCCTGCGGGCAGCGCAGACAGAGAAGGCCATGTCACAGCCACCGACAAGACTGCATGCGGCCACTCAGGCGACGCTACTTGTTAGCACGTGCAGCATGGTCAGCGTTGGCTGCGTGGCCACGATAGCCTGCTCACATGGCCAGAGCGAGGGCGGCACCTTCGAGTGCGGCCTTTTCTTTTATGCAAATGAACGAGGCTAAGATAGATGAGGGGTTAAATGCAAAGTGGCAGTCAGCGCTACAGTAGTGTACCACGTCAGATAAAAATGCCAGCGTGGCTGGTATGACCTATGGTGAACCGGttaacaagtttagggacttAGAAATGCATTTTCTAAGTTTATCGACCTATGTGACACATGTTTACAAATCTGAGGGCCGCTGGTGTATTTAACTCAATGGGAATTATCCCAAATCTTAGCATTGTACAGGCAAGACCAAAATTACGTAGCAGATCAAAACATGAAGAGGAGCCGTAATTATTTGTAAACTTTGATTCATCAATTCCCTTGCACAAACCTTTGAAGAGGAAGTATAAAATTGGGGGTACCTTGTGAGCAGCACCTATGAAGATAGATGGTTCTGTGCAGAAGAGCAGCGGTGCCGGTGCTTTGAGGGAGTGCGTCGCCGGCCAATACACGAACCCTGAACGGAGCGCGACGGGGCTGACGACGAACCGGGAATGACGGCACAGTTGGATTCTTGGATCACAGCAGGAGCGTACGGGCCCCCAGCACTCGAGCGTAGCGATCCCCGGCCGAATCTGGAGCACGTAGGATAAAACATAGAAAAGAAGATGACGATATCGATGTGTGCAAAAAAGACCGGAACGAAATAGGAGAAAGGTACAGGTAGGCAGGCGACGGAGATTACCCGAGAGGGGCCGGCGCTGCCGCGGGGGCGTAGCGCGGACCGGCGGCGTTCCTGCATTGCGGCGCTCTGCGGGCCGCGCCGCGCGGCCGGCGGAGGGCACAGGCGGGGCGGAGCTCGGGCGGGTGTCGGTGGAGCCTGCAGATGGGGGAAAGGCTGACGGCGCAACCATTTCAGCGCTCTGGCTGAGCCGCGGGCTGGCCGAGTCTACAGTCCGGCGGGGTCGCGGCCCTGCGGCGGTGCTGCAGTGACGCGCCGCACGACCGTCGGAGGGTGCACGCGGTCCCGCGCTCTGGCGGGGTCGCCGCCCGGCGGTGGTGCTGTGGTGCCGCGGCGCGCAGACGACGAAGGTCGTAGGCGAGTGGGCGCTCCGCCGGGTCGCGCGTGAGGCGGCAGAGCTTCCTTCCGGCGCGGCGGCGATGCACGGGCGTGGTTCCCGTGCGTGGAGCGGTGGGTTGGGATGGTGATTTTTTTTTCCGAACTGGAACCTGGCTGTAGATGAGGACGACAGGAGGGATGGGAGACGAAGCTGGAGCTGGAAGACGAAGCTGACGAGTGGGGCCCACTTGACAGTGACAGGTGCTGCAAGACCCGGTGGTCGGagatggagagagaggagaaaggcAGGGGTAGTAAGGACATTTCACGTGCCTATGTCGAGCTGGCGTGGCATACCATATGCGCAAAAGTGGTAAATCTAAAACTAAAACTTCTCTCATCTGATAAAGTTGTAATTGTCATTCTAAAAATAATATTCGAATGAGTGTCCATCTTTATAATGGTAAAAACATAAAAGCCCACTCTGAAGACAGCGGGGACGTGGTACAGCTAGAAGGTGCGTTAATGGGCATGGAAGGTACAGTAACAGGTGCAAGCTGCAGTAACGGGTGATACTGTGGATGAACAGGAAGTTGAGTCTGAAAAGCACCCGTTACTGTGTATCCTGCGAGTTGGGAGCATCGATCACCTCCAAGAGAGCATTACTGACCACTGCGTACTGGATGCCATTCTTGCCCATTCCTGCCACGAAGAAACAGCTCCGGGCTCCTGGGCTATGGCCGCCGCCGGCTGCTGCTCCCTCCTATATTTCCGATGCCGGTCTTCGAAAGGTCAAACGGGTGTACTGACACGAGTGAGTGCCTTGTGCTGACTGCTGAATGTTGCGATCAGCAGTGACGACATCGAGCTTGTCGCCTCTCGAAAATGTACTGAAATAGGATACCAACTACAGGGTCGCTGGGGACTACCGGAGTTCTCACAGGAATTGAACTGCATCACCAATTTGAGAGCCAAGAAATGCCTTGGCTCCCTTAGGCATCATACCAAATCCACAGGCATAATACCAAATTCACAGGCAGTGTATCTAAACACTGATTAAATGATTAATGCAAACATTGAACACCGATTAATTCATTCCAGAAAAACCGAGGTCATACACTCTGATTCCTTAGTCTAGGCGCAGTATATCTAAACATCTTACATGGGTCGTAAGAGATTTAATTTATTCGCTGCTGCAGAGGAAGTATGCCGCACAAACTGAAGATAGCCCAAGTCATTGAGAAGCTCAGATCTGGTCCAGGATCACCTCTGCACCAGAAACCTTGAAGTCGGACGGTGCTTCCTCAACattgaaagccttgatcttaccatTGTCAACAAAAGCAGACCACCTAAAAATGTTGTGAACATTTAGACCAGAAGACAGAAATCAAGCATAAGATGTGTTGTCATTAAGCAAAAGCACTAGATATTAAGCATACTTTCCTTGCTTAATGGGGAAATGTAAAAGATACTCTAAGAACGGTTGTTATCATGTCAGACAGGGGTGTCCTCTATAGTATTATGAACCTAGTGGAATGAAAGCAACACTTCACAATATGGTGGTCATTCACAGTTTGGAAAAAATCTACATAACCCCTGACCTATTGATTGTGGTCTACATAACCACCTGAACTATAAAACCAGGTATTTAACACATTAAACTTTGTAAAACCGGACAAATAACCCCCTGGGGGTTTTTGAAAGGTGGTTttggttatgtagactttttccgtCACAATTTTGTATGCAGCTATAGCATGTGGTTCAGCTGACAAGGGCATGGCtggaaataaattacataaaggTGTCCAAAGAGACATTCAACTAAACAAGGACAGTCAGAACTCAGTATTAAACTACATTAAACTACATAACACCATTCTTCAACTGTAATATAAGGGCACAAGTTTAAGAATGACTGCAAGTTGAGTCCATTAACCTGTGAGAACGGCGGCCTAGCAAAGCAGCAGAAAGGTCTATCTCCAAATCCAAGCTTTTGTGGAAACTCCCATCAAAGTCACCGTAGAACTCAATCTATATTTTCCAAtcattgcacataggaaaaatatgaatatgCACGCATGATCTCAAGAGAATTAATATAAAATTGTAAACAACTAGCAACTGCACATAGTCAAaattgcagtttttttttttttgttaagatcCTAAGATGATACCTCTGAAACATGTTTCCCAAAAATTTTAAATCTAAATTAGATCATTCAATCATTCATCAGTATAGAGAAATTGGGGTGAGCTTTACGAGACATGACATGAAATTTGCATTAGGTAGTTCTATGCACCAAGGTGAACGGAGTGCAGCAGAAGTATAAAAAAGCACCACATCTGATGTAGAGTCTCAATAATTTAGGTGTGTGACTTGGCATATTAGGTGCGAGAACAAGGAAAACATCACAGGTTGACTGCATATAGGACAATTGTCAATAATAACGAATTACTGAGGAGGATAGGATGGGAATAGAATGACGACAAACATTTATGTAGTTGAGAACACCAAATAAGTAAACACCCCTGAGAGCAAAAGGCAGATAGTCCTATCACATTGATAACAGCACAATACTTGGATACATACATTATACACCCTCATTATATTTCAGATTCTCTGCTAAAATGGTAATCCTGTAAAGAATAAAGATTAAAGGGTAGTTACTTACTGCATCTTTAGCCTCTAGCTTTTCTGCCCATCCATTCAGGACATACGGATCATTCACAGCTACACAGATAACAGAGTCGATCCCTTTTGCTTTCAACTTGTCAATATTGTTCTTGTAACTAGGAACATGCGCTTGTGAACAAACCCCTGTATATGCACCCTGAAATAAATTGAAAAGATAGTTGCCAAACCATATAGTCATTAGAATATTTGAAGTGAGAGAATTCTGCCTTTCAGAATAAAAGATGGAGAAAAACAATACAAACAACAACACCAAAGGTGTAAATTTGCAAGTTTCAATGGACTGAATCGCCAAGGAAACAACAATGACTAGAAACTCTGGGAGTAGGGTGTAATGTGTCACAATCACAATGTTTTCTCATGGCTTAGAAAAACGGAACATGGATTCTGTGTTATGCTCTTACAACATTGTCCTCGAGTATCATGGAGTACACCTATCCTTATTGCCCTATCAGGTGAGACGAATGAAATGTAATGTTTTCTCCTAGGCATCAGAGATGAACATCTCTAGTTTGTAGAAACGACATCCAATATATAAGATACATCATTCAGATTTCACCATGGTCACTGAAACAACATAACTTCCCATTCCCAATTCCTACGTCTATTTCCCAAATCAACGTCCTAGCAATAAAAAACACCCATAATCAACGTTCTACTGAGGCATCCCTAATCCCCAAATGTAAATTCAGGCCTAGCAAACCTAACGAAACAATTCCGCACCAATGTAAACAACGGCCTCATCTAGCGACCCTAAAATGGCCAAACATCTACATGACTACATGGGAGAGCAGAATGGAAGTAGTGGGGACGGAACTTACGGGCAAGCCGAAGATGACCACCTTCTTCCCCTGCAAGCACAAGGACAGCAAGCAAAGAATCCCGGGTCAGCACAACTAAATTGGTCGGTATGGACTATCTAGCAGGAGAAGACATTGGCGATGTGGGTGGGAGGAGCAGCGCTGCGCACGTAGAAGATGTCCTTGAGAGGCGTGGTGGAGAACTTGGTGGCGACGCCCTCGTCCCAGGACCGCGCTTTCTGCAGCGATACGCCGGGCGCGGCTGAGACGATGTCGGACCCCACCGACGCGAAGCCCCTCGCCGCGCCCCatagcgccgccgccgcggagcgCCCCGCCCTCCTCGCCAGCG includes:
- the LOC136458049 gene encoding peroxiredoxin-2F, mitochondrial, with amino-acid sequence MAATLARRAGRSAAAALWGAARGFASVGSDIVSAAPGVSLQKARSWDEGVATKFSTTPLKDIFYGKKVVIFGLPGAYTGVCSQAHVPSYKNNIDKLKAKGIDSVICVAVNDPYVLNGWAEKLEAKDAIEFYGDFDGSFHKSLDLEIDLSAALLGRRSHRWSAFVDNGKIKAFNVEEAPSDFKVSGAEVILDQI